The DNA segment GGAGTTGGGCGAGAAGTTCGCGGTCCTCGTCGTCGGCCTCCGGCGAAGCGGCGACGGCGAGGACCGGGGCGTACTCCAGCTGGCGTGCGAAGGTGTCGGCGACCGTGCGCTGGTCGGTCGCCGCAGCCGCGAGGCCGCGCTCGGCCAGGTCGTCGCCGTTGCCGAGGTACGGCAGGACCAGCGCCGGGTCGACCGCGGTGAGCACGCCGGTGACCGTGAGGCCGCCTGCTGTGACCACCTCGGCCATGGCCTTCGGTTCGACCGAGTCCCACAGTTCGACGATCGCCATACGGGTGCCCCCGGCGTCCCGGATGCGTAGGAGTTCCGGCACCAGGTCCTCACGCAGGGCGCAGCAGGCGCAGTCGTTGACGAGAGGCACCTCGCCGGCGCTGACGATGCCGGTGGTGTCGCGGATCGTCCGTACCACCGTGCCGGCGGCGGCCGTGGCCAGGTCGTGGTGGAGTACGACGCTGTCGGGGACGTCGGCGAGCAGCTGTGCCACGGCCTCTTTGCGGGCGTCGGCGTGCAGGCCGCCGACGATCACGACGGAGAGTTCGGGCACTGGATCAGCCCTGCTTCCCGTAGCGGCGCTCGAAGCGCTCGACTCGGCCGGCCGTGTCCATGACGCGGGCCGTGCCCGTGTAGAAGGGGTGGCTGACGTTCGAGATCTCGACGTCGACGACGGGGTAGGTCGCCCCGTCCTCCCACTCGATCGTCTTCTCACTGGTCATCGTCGAGCGGGTGAGGAAGGCGTGGTTGGCGGCGCGGTCGCGGAAGACGACGGGGCCGTAGGACGGGTGGATTCCGTTGCGCATGGCGGTGCTCAGCGCTCCTCTCGGAAGTCGACGTGGCGGCCGGCGACCGGGTCGTACTTGCGCAGGGTCATGCGGTCGGGGTCGTTGCGGCGGTTCTTGCGGGTCACATAGGTGAAGCCGGTTCCGGCGGTGGACCGGAGCTTGATGACCGGGCGGAGTTCGTTGCGTGCCATGCTGCTATCTTACTGAAAATGAATTCCATTAACAGTAGCGAGCGAGGAGAGGTGCGTCACCCGTGTCCGCCCACTGCATGCTGACCGGCGCCCGGCCCGGCTTCGGCAACACGATTTCCCACTCCCATCGGCGGACCTCCCGCCGCTTCGATCCCAACATCCAGACCAAGCGCTACTGGCTGCCCGGCGAGGGCCGGTATGTGCGGCTGCGGCTGAGCACCAAGGGGATCAAGACGATCGACGTCATCGGCGTCGAGGCGGCCGTCGCCCGGATCCGCGCCCGGGGAGTGAAGGTCTGATGGCCAAGAAGAGCAAGATCGCGAAGAACCGGCAGCGGCAGGAGGTCGTCGAGCGGTACGCCGCCCGGCGTGCCGAGCTGAAGGAGGTCATCCGCCGGCCCTCGTCCACGGATGCCGAACGGCTGGCCGCCCGGCGGGAGCTGAGCAGGCAGCCGCGGAACGCGAGCGCCACGCGCGTACGCAACCGCGACCAGGTGGACGGGCGGCCGCGCGGCTACTTCCGTGCCTTCGGGCTGTCCCGGGTGGGTCTGCGGGAGCAGGCGCATGCCGGGTATCTGCCGGGAGTGCGCAAGGCGTCCTGGTAGGTACGGCACGTTCCGGAGCTCTGGACGCGACTCCCTGGTAACTTGCTGCGGTCGTTTCGGCCACCTGGCCGACTCGGCCGTATGCCGACCGCTACAGCTTGGGAGCTTCCAGTGACCTCGGCGACCTTCTCGCGTACGCGCACGATGTCCGGCCGGCGGGTGCGGGCCGTGGCCGCGGCCGCGGCCCTGGCCGGCGCGCTCGCCCTGACCGGGTGCAGCGGCGACGGCGGCTCCGACGCCAAGGACGGCTCCTCGGCCGACCCCTCCGCGACCGCCGGTGCCGACACCGGCGGCGGTACGGGAGGCGGATCGGCGTCCGCCTCCGGTGAACTGGAGGGCAGCTGGCTCGCCACGACCGACGGCAAGGCCGTCGCGCTCGTCGTCACCGGCAAGCAGGCCGGGCTCTTCGCGACCGGCGGGACCGTGTGCAGCGGGACCGCCGGCGAGGAGGGCGGGATGAAGATGATCCGCTTGAAGTGCACCGACGGCAGCAAGGGCCTTGCCACCGGGATGGTCGACTCCGTCGACAAGTCGCAGCTGAAGGTGACCTGGGAGGGCGGCCTCGGCGCCGAGACGTACACCAGGTCGGAGGGCGGGAAGCTGCCGACGGGGCTGCCTACGGCCGGTCTGGGATCCTGATGTTCCATCGGTGAGATCCGCCCGGTCAGTGCGGTGACCTGCTGCCGAGCCGTGCGGCGGTCACCGATGACCGGTGCGGAGATCGCCGCCCGCTCACCGACGTCACTCCCAGAGGACCCATGCGCGCCACTTCCTCACCGTCACCGCCCTCGCCGCGGCCCTCCTCCTGACCGCCTGCGACGACGGCGGGGACGGGGACGGCGAGACCCAGGACAGCAAGGCCGGTTCCGCCTGTGTCGGCGAGCTGGCCGTCGAGTTCGGGCCCGCCAACGCCGCCCCCGCCGCCGGGGACACCGGCAACGTCCCCGTCACGGTCACCAACCGCAGCGGCGGCGAGTGCGTCCTGGACGGGCTGCCCGCCGTCGAGTTCGACGCGGGTGGCACGACGACGTCCGTCGCGGCGGACGAGGGTGCCGGGGCCGCCGCGTCGACGAGAACGACGCTCGTGAAGGAGGCCTCCACCTCCTTCACCCTCACCTACGTCCGGGGTGAGGAAGGCGGTAGCAAGAGCCTCGCCGTGGAGACGGTCAAGGTCCGGCTGCCCGGGTCCACCAAGACGCAGAGGTTCAAGTGGTCGTACGGCGATGTCGCGCTGAAGAGCGACGGGAAGGCGCCGGACGCCTCGGTGAGCGGCTTCCAGCAGACCGGCGACTGACGCCGGTCCTGCGGTTCAGCCAAGC comes from the Streptomyces sp. NBC_00443 genome and includes:
- a CDS encoding type B 50S ribosomal protein L31, encoding MRNGIHPSYGPVVFRDRAANHAFLTRSTMTSEKTIEWEDGATYPVVDVEISNVSHPFYTGTARVMDTAGRVERFERRYGKQG
- the rpmG gene encoding 50S ribosomal protein L33, coding for MARNELRPVIKLRSTAGTGFTYVTRKNRRNDPDRMTLRKYDPVAGRHVDFREER
- the rpmB gene encoding 50S ribosomal protein L28, which encodes MSAHCMLTGARPGFGNTISHSHRRTSRRFDPNIQTKRYWLPGEGRYVRLRLSTKGIKTIDVIGVEAAVARIRARGVKV
- the rpsN gene encoding 30S ribosomal protein S14 gives rise to the protein MAKKSKIAKNRQRQEVVERYAARRAELKEVIRRPSSTDAERLAARRELSRQPRNASATRVRNRDQVDGRPRGYFRAFGLSRVGLREQAHAGYLPGVRKASW
- a CDS encoding DUF4232 domain-containing protein, coding for MRRSPPAHRRHSQRTHARHFLTVTALAAALLLTACDDGGDGDGETQDSKAGSACVGELAVEFGPANAAPAAGDTGNVPVTVTNRSGGECVLDGLPAVEFDAGGTTTSVAADEGAGAAASTRTTLVKEASTSFTLTYVRGEEGGSKSLAVETVKVRLPGSTKTQRFKWSYGDVALKSDGKAPDASVSGFQQTGD